In Camelina sativa cultivar DH55 chromosome 13, Cs, whole genome shotgun sequence, the genomic window TTCATTGACATCCTCgtcctcctcatcctcatcttcatcgttACGGCCGGAATAATGCTTCAGGTCCCGTTCTCTCAACTCTTCCTCTCTCCGCTTCATCCTCCTTTCAATCCGAGTTTCATAATCTTTCTGAACTTTATCCATTATAGTGTCGAATCCCGGGACTGTCCTCTCCAGCTTCTGGCCTACTCGAGTACTGAGGTTGTAGAATATACGGAACAGTCTctgcaagcaaaaaaaaaaaaatttaaagagagagagaagaaaagataagTCAATTCATCACTATCATCCAATGCTAGACAAAAGCTTAGTCAGAGAAATCAGAAGAACAGAAAGGAATCTCTTACCATGACACTCCTATTCCACTCTCTGATGTAAGGAGGACCAGTGGTGTAAGTACCAAGCGGCTCACGGTACCACTCTCCACCATAGCTGATCTGATCCATAGCTTGCTCTACACTTATCACTTCCCATGGCCTTAACCCTGGTATTACTTTGGCCAACTCTTGTCTACAATTAAAAGCTTcatgctttgagagaagaaccAAATCCAATATTGGCTACAAAAAAAGTCAAAGGTGTAAAGGGTCTTTAATTGTAATACCTCAATCGTTTGGGGATGAACTTGTTTGGCATGTGATCAGATTCCAGTACTGTTGTCAATTCAGACCCACTGGCCCAGAGAAAGAGAGCGTGGCTGGGAGTTCTGACTCCAGGCCAAACGCCATCATTTGCTTCAAGCACTGCCATGTCGCGTTTCTTACTCTCAATAGCTTCTTTTTGGAGTTGCTTGTATGTCTTTGGCTCTCGTCCCTTTAAAGGAACCCATGGCGGTATTCCCTTTTGGAGTTTGTGCAGGCAAGCCGTTGCCGCTGCACCAAGCCTCACTGAACAAGAANNNNNNNNNNNNNNNNNNNNNNNNNNNNNNNNNNNNNNNNNNNNNNNNNNNNNNNNNNNNNNNNNNNNNNNNNNNNNNNNNNNNNNNNNNNNNNNNNNNNNNNNNNNNNNNNNNNNNNNNNNNNNNNNNNNNNNNNNNNNNNNNNNNNNNNNNNNNNNNNNNNNNNNNNNNNNNNNNNNNNNNNNNNNNNNNNNNNNNNNNNNNNNNNNNNNNNNNNNNNNNNNNNNNNNNNNNNNNNNNNNNNNNNNNNNNNNNNNNNNNNNNNNNNNNNNNNNNNNNNNNNNNNNNNNNNNNNNNNNNNNNNNNNNNNNNNNNNNNNNNNNNNNNNNNNNNNNNNNNNNNNNNNNNNNNNNNNNNNNNNNNNNNNNNNNNNNNNNNNNNNNNNNNNNNNNNNNNNNNNNNNNNNNNNNNNNNNNNNNNNNNNNNNNNNNNNNNNNNNNNNNNNNNNNNNNNNNNNNNNNNNNNNNNNNNNNNNNNNNNNNNNNNNNNNNNNNNNNNNNNNNNNNNNNNNNNNNNNNNNNNNNNNNNNNNNNNNNNNNNNNNNNNNNNNNNNNNNNNNNNNNNNNNNNNNNNNNNNNNNNNNNNNNNNNNNNNNNNNNNNNNNNNNNNNNNNNNNNNNNNNNNNNNNNNNNNNNNNNNNNNNNNNNNNNNNNNNNNNNNNNNNNNNNNNNNNNNNNNNNNNNNNNNNNNNNNNNNNNNNNNNNNNNNNNNNNNNNNNNNNNNNNNNNNNNNNNNNNNNNNNNNNNNNNNNNNNNNNNNNNNNNNNNNNNNNNNNNNNNNNNNNNNNNNNNNNNNNNNNNNNNNNNNNNNNNNNNNNNNNNNNNNNNNNNNNNNNNNNNNNNNNNNNNNNNNNNNNNNNNNNNNNNNNNNNNNNNNNNNNNNNNNNNNNNNNNNNNNNNNNNNNNNNNNNNNNNNNNNNNNNNNNNNNNNNNNNNNNNNNNNNNNNNNNNNNNNNNNNNNNNNNNNNNNNNNNNNNNNNNNNNNNNNNNNNNNNNNNNNNNNNNNNNNNNNNNNNNNNNNNNNNNNNNNNNNNNNNNNNNNNNNNNNNNNNNNNNNNNNNNNNNNNNNNNNNNNNNNNNNNNNNNNNNNNNNNNNNNNNNNNNNNNNNNNNNNNNNNNNNNNNNNNNNNNNNNNNNNNNNNNNNNNNNNNNNNNNNNNNNNNNNNNNNNNNNNNNNNNNNNNNNNNNNNNNNNNNNNNNNNNNNNNNNNNNNNNNNNNNATACACACCTTCCCAAGTGGCAATCGCAGGTTCCAAACCGTAAACCATGTGAATAGGAGCCCATTCATCCATGTCCTCGCCCCAAATGAAAGTATCTCTGTCGATGATTCCAGCGCCATATGCCGTCTTAAGGGTTATAAGCTCACAAGGGCCTCTAGAACGGCCAAGTCGGTCTTTATACCACCAACCACCAGTCTTCATTATGACTGCAGTCTCAAAATACAGAGAGCAATCAAAAGGTTATGATCAAACACAAACGAAACAAGAGAGAAAGGAAACCACTTTCATCATATTCctgcaattcaacaacactacAACAGGCGCAAGCTTGGATgaacagaacataaacaaaataaaatgtggAACCATATGAACTCGTGCAAACACCAGAGCCACTCATTGAATaatcatgataaaaaaaaaaaaagctcatcAACACTAAAACACAGTAACATCATCACATAGCACTTACAGTCATAGTAACGCTTCTCGAGCCGTTTGTAACCAATAGCCTGAGCGACGTCAATGGGTCGACCAGGCGGGTAAGGACGTTGGCGGAAACCCCAGAGGCCAAAGAGGAACTGCTTCATGAAATCCCAAAACTTATCATCACTCTCTTCCTTAGTTTTGATGGCCTTCCTAGGCATCGGCCTACCGTCGAAGCCAGGCACATGAGGGATGGCTTGCCAGAGCTCCTTGTCTTCTTTCC contains:
- the LOC104734147 gene encoding protein TIC 56, chloroplastic translates to MSSLNFNPFQNWFEKPPNPVPTINFVSLADTFFPKSQSPNFASIGLPKFSKKTPKTETGAEEQPGTYKQIGEQFLWECENIPDYRHTPEVDKILNEEDTVFEKKENPTTEEIEAEEKWWERFRASPVVQFLTRAEEIADDMNKMELDDNDTPYRKEDKELWQAIPHVPGFDGRPMPRKAIKTKEESDDKFWDFMKQFLFGLWGFRQRPYPPGRPIDVAQAIGYKRLEKRYYDFIMKTGGWWYKDRLGRSRGPCELITLKTAYGAGIIDRDTFIWGEDMDEWAPIHMVYGLEPAIATWEVRLGAAATACLHKLQKGIPPWVPLKGREPKTYKQLQKEAIESKKRDMAVLEANDGVWPGVRTPSHALFLWASGSELTTVLESDHMPNKFIPKRLRQELAKVIPGLRPWEVISVEQAMDQISYGGEWYREPLGTYTTGPPYIREWNRSVMRLFRIFYNLSTRVGQKLERTVPGFDTIMDKVQKDYETRIERRMKRREEELRERDLKHYSGRNDEDEDEEDEDVNESDSK